In Aegilops tauschii subsp. strangulata cultivar AL8/78 chromosome 3, Aet v6.0, whole genome shotgun sequence, one genomic interval encodes:
- the LOC109760259 gene encoding probably inactive leucine-rich repeat receptor-like protein kinase At5g48380, producing MIWLTSCLCHSMFDMADGAKFLLLFLLLNISTLCFCTEQDIQCLKTVQQSVIDPNSVLKSSWNFENETDGFICCFTAVECWFADENMVLSLRLGNLGLQGAFPQGLQDCASMTGMGLSNNSFSGPNPPDFSRQVPYLTSLDLSYNSFSRSIPQNISNMTYLNLLNLQHNQLNGQIPPQFDLLTRVLGQLTSFNVADNLLLGPIPTFAQDFSPLYFAGNRDLCGAPLDECPRSRRWRLKPIRLRRINDQSSIGAAVGFVLGLVVAFYFHLFRSERLLPCVFRI from the exons ATGATTTGGCTGACAAGTTGTTTGTGTCACTCCATGTTTGACATGGCTGATGGTGCCAAGTTCCTCCTATTGTTTCTCCTCCTGAACATCTCAACATTGTGTTTTTGTACTGAACAAGATATCCAGTGCCTGAAGACTGTGCAACAGTCGGTGATTGATCCCAACAGTGTACTCAAATCCTCTTGGAACTTTGAAAATGAAACCGACGGTTTCATATGCTGCTTTACTGCTGTGGAATGCTGGTTCGCCGATGAGAACATGGTTCTCTCTCTGCGTCTCGGCAACCTCGGACTTCAAGGTGCATTTCCTCAAGGTCTTCAAGATTGTGCAAGCATGACCGGCATGGGCCTGTCGAATAACAGCTTTTCAGGACCAAACCCACCCGACTTCTCACGGCAGGTGCCGTATCTGACATCTTTGGATCTTTCATACAATAGCTTTTCGCGATCAATCCCACAGAATATCTCAAATATGACATATCTGAATCTCCTCAACCTCCAACATAACCAACTCAACGGTCAAATTCCACCGCAATTCGATTTGCTTACTCG TGTGCTTGGTCAGTTAACCTCGTTCAATGTTGCAGACAATTTGCTCTTAGGGCCTATCCCCACTTTTGCGCAGGACTTCTCGCCTTTATACTTTGCCGGGAACCGGGACCTTTGCGGCGCACCATTAGACGAGTGCCCCAGGAGTCGAAGATGGAGGCTGAAACCAATCAGGCTGCGCAGGATCAATGACCAGTCCAGTATCGGAGCGGCTGTCGGGTTCGTCCTAGGGCTCGTGGTGGCCTTCTACTTCCATTTGTTCCGTTCTGAGAGGCTCCTTCCATGTGTCTTCCGCATATGA